In a genomic window of Onychostoma macrolepis isolate SWU-2019 chromosome 08, ASM1243209v1, whole genome shotgun sequence:
- the vdac3 gene encoding voltage-dependent anion-selective channel protein 3: MRGARLFSFSLSFLAAQKPRQEHRHGKHANMTVPPAYADLGKSAKDIFSKGYGFGAVKLDLKTKSHSGVEFSTGGSSNTDTGKAAGNLETKYKVKDLGLTLNQKWNTDNVLTTEVTLEDQLAKGLKLGLDTSFVPNTGKKSGKLKTGYKRDYMNVGCDIDFDLAGPTIHAAAVLGYEGWLAGYQMAFDTAKSKLAQNNFALGYKAGDFQLHTNVNDGTEFGGSIYQKVNGQLETAVNLAWTAGSNNTRFGIAAKYQLDKDSSISAKVNNASLVGVGYTQSLRPGVKLTLSALIDAKNFNAGGHKVGMGFELEV; this comes from the exons ATGCGCGGTGCGCGTCTGTTCTCCTTCAGTCTGTCCTTTCTCGCTGCACAGAAACCCCGTCAGGAACATCGACACGGAAAACACG CAAACATGACTGTCCCTCCTGCATACGCTGACCTCGGCAAATCTGCCAAAGATATCTTCAGCAAAGGATATG GCTTTGGAGCTGTTAAGCTGGACCTGAAGACCAAGTCTCATAGTGGAGTT GAGTTCTCCACCGGCGGCTCCAGTAACACAGACACCGGAAAAGCGGCTGGAAACCTGGAGACCAAGTACAAAGTGAAGGATCTGGGCTTGACTTTGAACCAGAAGTGGAACACAGATAATGTTCTGACCACTGAAGTGACTCTGGAAGACCAG CTGGCCAAAGGTCTGAAGCTGGGATTGGACACTTCATTTGTGCCCAACACTGG GAAGAAGAGCGGTAAGCTGAAGACGGGCTATAAGCGTGATTACATGAATGTGGGCTGTGATATAGATTTCGATCTGGCCGGACCAACGATTCACGCCGCAGCCGTTCTGGGTTATGAGGGCTGGCTGGCCGGGTATCAGATGGCCTTCGACACGGCCAAGTCTAAACTGGCCCAGAACAACTTCGCTTTGGGCTACAAGGCAGGAGACTTCCAGCTACACACCAATGT TAATGATGGCACAGAGTTCGGCGGCTCCATCTATCAGAAGGTGAACGGTCAGTTGGAGACGGCGGTCAATCTGGCCTGGACCGCAGGCAGTAACAACACACGCTTTGGCATCGCTGCTAAATACCAACTAGATAAAGACTCCTCTATCTCT GCCAAAGTCAACAACGCTAGTCTGGTTGGAGTAGGATACACACAGAGCCTCCGGCCAG GTGTGAAACTCACTCTGTCCGCTCTGATCGATGCTAAGAACTTCAACGCCGGAGGACATAAGGTGGGCATGGGCTTCGAGCTGGAGGTGTAA